The following nucleotide sequence is from Cricetulus griseus strain 17A/GY chromosome 9, alternate assembly CriGri-PICRH-1.0, whole genome shotgun sequence.
gaggtgtgcgccaccacctctcCTGTGGAAACTGTGGCTTTTTTTTATTGATAGATGCTTCTAGAAAAACATCCTTTCGCTGCTGTGGAAGCTGCCCCCTGAAGATGACTTTGACTTCAAGAGAACTTAGTGGATATGGCCAGGCTGCTCTGGAGGTGGGAGGCAGCATTGCACAGGCAGCTGTCCCGGCTAACCCACCCATTTGGAACACTAAGGAGAAGCAACAGCAGTTGTAGGAACCACacatctgcccccccccccccggaatgGGAAACTTCGAGAGGTTCTCCCAAGACTATCTAGTTTCAGAGCTGAAGGTGATGGAGGAGGAAGTTGCATTTCCTTTAGCGATGCAGCCACAGGTAAAGTGTACTCGCTGCTGTAAACAAATTCCCATCCATGAGCCTATAAACCGCACAAAGGAAACTCGctgggacacacacagacaggttAACGGCGGTGGGAGACGGGACAAAagtctttggtgtgtgtgtgtgtgtgtgtgtgtgtgtgtgaatatgactaaaatacatacacatgtgaaaaGGTCATACAAGCCCATTTTATGCGTAACTAATAAATGctaataaaacattaagaaagaCTGAGAAGCAAATTGCCAGTGGGCAGTCGGAATTGGCCAGATATTGCTGAGGACACACATGGAGCATTTCTGCACAGGCTGAACCAGGCATGAGAGAATTTCTAGAGAGGTCTGAAAAAGGTCCCCTGGGCCCTGGTGCTGATTATAAAGAATAGCAGAACCATCTCAAAGGCTCCGTGGCACATCAATGCTTAAAATAGTTCATGAATCCATTTAAAGATCAAGTCttgctaggcgttggtggcgctcacctttaatcccagcactcgggaggcagaagcaggaggatctctgtgagttcgagggcagcctggtctacagagcgagtgccaggacagtctccaaagctacacagagaaaccctgtcttgaaaaaccaaaaaaaaaaaaaaaaaaagagtactgtctgctcttccagaggacccaggttttactccaagcacccacatgatggttcacagctgtaacttgagttccagggaatcctagtgcccctctatggcctctgcaggcaccaggaaaGCACATAGCACCCAGGcagaaacaagaaacacacacacacacacacacacacacacacacacacacactcccaagcCCCAACCGTGAAAACTCATACACATTTCATAAAAAGAAgtcggggctagagagatggctcagcaattaataaCACTCGCccgctcttcctgaggacccaggttcaagccccagcacccatatggaagcTCACACACAGCCTGTgacttcaattccaggggatctgacacgcTCGcacggacatacatgcaggctttAAAACATCAATgtacgggggctggagagatggctcagaggttaagagcactgaatgctcttccagaggacctgagttcaattcccagcaaccacatggtggcttacaaccatctataatgacatgtggtaccctcttctggtgtgcaggcatacatggagacagaatgttatatacataataaataaataaaatctttaaaaaaaacatcaatgtacataaaaaaaagcaaacaagtctttaaaaaaataaaataggggctggagagatggctcagaggttaagagctctggctgctcttccagaggtcctgagttcaattcccagcaaccacatgggggctcccaaccatccgttatgagatctggtgccctcttctggtgtgcagatagacatggaagcagaatgctgtatacataataaataaataaaaatttttaacacaaaaaaataaaataaaatagtcttaAAATCAATTCTTGAGCCCTGTCGTAATGAATGACGCATTCCCGGAATCCTCAAGTTGCGGGGGGAGGGACCTGGGTTCGAAACCAGCTAGACGAGAGAACGCCAGCCCTCTCCAGAACGGCTCCCCATGCCCGGCGTGTGCCAGGTGCGGGTGGAACGGGGCAGAGCGAGCTTCCGGGGGCCTCTGCCTTTGCAGCCGCTCGGAAAGCCAATCGCTGGGTCCGTGGGCCAGCGCGCGAGAACGCGCCTCCGGAGCTGCAGCCGAAGGGTTCCGAAAACTCCCGAAGGGacgagcaaaaaaaaaaaaaaaaagaagaaccgACTCGGAGGCGGAACCCAAGCAAGCAGGGGAGGAAGCCGGGTGGCGGACTTCAGGAGAGGAAGCGGAAATGCGTGGCCGCTTTAAAGGCGTCGGCCCGCCCCGGCGCCCCTCTTTCCGTGTCCGGCCGCCGTGGGGACAGGAGGTGAGTGCGGGCGTGCGAGCGGTCGGGGTGGCGAGCGTGCGGGCGAGCGGGAGGGCGAGCGTACGGGTGGGCGGGCGAGCGGGATGGCGGGCGAGCCGGCGGGCGTGGAGCGTACGGGTGGGCGAGCGGGAGGGCGAGCCGGCGGGCGGGGAGCGTACGGGCGTGCGAGCGGGAGGGCGAGCCGGCGGGCGAGCGTGCGAGCGTGCGgtctgtctccccctccctgggCCCTCGTGGCCGCCGGGGTCTGGCCTGGGGATCCCCGTCGTCGCTCCCCCGCCCCTCACCACGGGCTCGCCCGCCTCTGCGCCCCGCAGGCCTCTCCCTGCCCGTTtccccgccgccgccgccgccgccatcGTCGCCATGTCTGCGCATCTGCAGTGGATGGTGGTTCGGAACTGCTCCAGCTTCCTCATCAAGAGGAACAAGCAGACCTACAGCACCGTGAgtggggacaggaggacaggaggacacagggacggagggagggagggacaagggGCCGCCTTGGGGCCCGGGGCCCGGGCTGGGGGTGGAAGGCTCAGGCGTGATGCTCGCCTCGCCCTGTTCCTTCCCTGGTGGAGCAGGCAGTACCCGGGTCGGCCCGGATTTCCATGGGAACTGGGTCTGCACGcggatccctgcccatttacaccctcgttttattttttaaagattttatttattgtgtacacAACATTCTGTGTATATCtacacaacagaagagggcaccagatctcattacagatggttgggagccaccatgtggttgctgggaattgaactcaggacccctggaagagcagtcagtgctcttaacctctgagccatctttccagcccttatttatttatttatttattttttgagaccgggtttctctgtagctttggagcctatcctggaactcactctggagaccaggctgacctcgaactcagagaccgcctgcctgtgtctcccgagttctggaattagaggcgtgggccaccaactcccggcttcgctctctctttactcttctgctcttttcttctctctgtctctttatatgctctctctgcctgtctatggcgaccggccatggcagtcagccatttaccctgttcctcttctaaCGCTGGGGCCTTAGTTCACCCGTCTCCTTGAACCCCTTGCAGGAACCCAATAATCTGAAGGCCCGCAACTCCTTCCGCTACAATGGGCTGATCCACCGCAAGACAGTGGGCGTGGAGCCCGCGGCCGACGGCAAAGGGGTCGTGGTGGTCATGAAACGCAGATCCGGTGAGCGAGCCTTTGTGGACAGGGTGGGAGAGCCCCTCCTTTCCCGTCTTGCCGGCTGGGGAGGTCAGGAGTGGAGAAACTAAATCACCGAGGGAATTCTGTGTGCAGTCGTGTGGCTTTTTAAGGGCAGAGCAATCTAcctagacctggctgtcctggaacagctctgtagaccaagctagcttcGAATtcaaggagatccacctgcctctgcctcccaggtgctgggagtaaaggcgtgggCTGCAATCTGTTTGCTATAAAGAGAGTGTTTCGAGCCTGATTAGCAGGTTTTGTCCTGGGAGGAGTGACAAGCTCAGCGAGTTGGTTTTgggtatataagttttacttcacacttatgtcaaagtaacacacacaagcataagaaAACGTAAGAGCCACAGACAGCAGGCTCACAGcagggtacctctcctgcagcggCCGCAGGTTCGGGTTCTcttcctctggattcaggctcCTGAGGCTGTCTTGGTTATTGGGTTCACAACGGGCAGCACTCAGCGtgatggactggttgtctcaggttagcagaggagagctccaggacgtAGAGTCGTGGTTCACtctaaagttcccagttctgagctcctcaaatagtttgctaaatcttAGTAATTGCACTTTGCCCACTCCACACATTCTCTCTTTTATCTACAATGGCTGGGTAGCGGGCCTACgctccctttcttttaatctttcttcagccaggcctttgcctgcctggttacaaggctcctttgAGGAATGGGGTTTCCACGAGCTTTGGTGAAGACTAACTTGTGGTTGCCTGGTGAGTGCTGAGTGGGCAGGAGAAGACAGTCAGTGAGCAAGCAATTCCTTGGGTGAGGTTCTGGGTTCCCTTCTGGGAGAGACTCCTCGAAAGGGTCCACACAGGTGGACTGATTTCCTGGGTTCCCCTCAACCAGGTCAGCGAAAACCAGCCACGTCGTACGTAAGGACCACCATCAACAAGAATGCACGGGCCACCCTCAGCAGCATCCGGCACATGATCCGGAAGAACAAGTACCGCCCGGATCTGCGCATGGTGAGTGACGGGTGGGTCTTTAGGGCAGGAGGGCGGCTGGTACTGGGCT
It contains:
- the Rpl28 gene encoding 60S ribosomal protein L28 isoform X2, whose amino-acid sequence is MSAHLQWMVVRNCSSFLIKRNKQTYSTEPNNLKARNSFRYNGLIHRKTVGVEPAADGKGVVVVMKRRSGQRKPATSYVRTTINKNARATLSSIRHMIRKNKYRPDLRMAAIRRASAILRSQKPVVVKRKRTRPTKSS